The Pedobacter mucosus genome window below encodes:
- a CDS encoding M16 family metallopeptidase — protein MEYNVHTLPNGIRLLHVPSASAISHACIIVNSGSRDEPENKAGLAHFIEHLIFKRTEKRSTNQILNRLESVGADLNAYTTKEYTCVHASFLNPYLDRTLDLFNDIIFHSTFPEDEMDKEKGVILDEIASYLDQPEEAINDDFEDMLFAGNALGNNILGTTESVQNFTREDVINFRKANYRTNEIVIAVLGNYTLNSVVNKGTKHFSDVEENSPNRNRVKPENLNPTTTNIYKPIMQAHCILGTQTYSTHNPLKAGLMLLNNYFGGNGMSSVLNLQIREKYGIAYTIESNFSPLSDTGIFSIYFGTDKEKQQKALSLIFKELKKLRDNPLNEVQLQKAKNKFIGQIALGEENRIGLIISMAKSLIDHKKIDSLPKVFEKINSISTKEIAQIADEVLDPEKLNIFTFSPILE, from the coding sequence ATGGAATACAATGTTCACACTTTACCGAATGGCATTCGCCTTTTGCACGTACCTTCGGCGTCCGCTATATCACATGCTTGTATAATTGTAAATTCGGGTTCCCGCGATGAACCGGAAAACAAAGCTGGTTTGGCGCATTTTATAGAACATTTAATTTTTAAACGCACAGAAAAACGCAGTACGAATCAAATTTTAAATCGTTTGGAAAGCGTAGGCGCAGATTTAAACGCTTACACTACGAAAGAATATACTTGCGTTCATGCTTCATTTTTAAATCCATATTTAGATAGAACATTAGATCTTTTTAACGATATTATTTTCCATTCTACTTTTCCGGAAGATGAAATGGATAAAGAAAAGGGTGTTATTCTTGATGAGATTGCGTCCTACTTAGATCAGCCTGAAGAGGCGATTAATGATGATTTTGAAGACATGCTTTTTGCTGGAAATGCATTAGGCAATAATATTTTAGGAACAACAGAAAGCGTTCAAAATTTTACCCGCGAAGATGTTATAAATTTTAGAAAAGCGAATTACCGCACCAATGAAATCGTTATTGCAGTTTTAGGAAACTACACTTTAAATAGTGTTGTAAATAAAGGAACCAAACATTTTTCGGATGTGGAAGAGAATTCTCCAAATAGAAATCGGGTTAAACCAGAAAATTTAAATCCAACTACAACTAACATTTATAAGCCTATAATGCAAGCACATTGCATTTTGGGTACGCAAACTTATTCTACGCATAATCCGCTCAAAGCTGGTTTAATGCTGTTAAATAATTACTTTGGAGGAAACGGAATGAGTTCTGTTTTAAACCTTCAAATTAGGGAGAAATATGGAATTGCATACACGATTGAATCTAACTTTTCGCCCTTAAGTGACACTGGAATTTTTTCTATTTACTTCGGTACAGATAAAGAAAAACAACAAAAAGCATTATCGCTTATTTTTAAAGAGCTGAAGAAATTACGAGATAATCCGCTTAATGAAGTTCAGTTGCAAAAGGCAAAAAATAAATTTATTGGCCAAATTGCTTTAGGCGAAGAAAATAGAATCGGGTTAATTATATCGATGGCAAAAAGCTTAATTGATCATAAAAAAATAGATTCTTTACCCAAAGTATTTGAGAAAATTAATTCGATTTCTACAAAAGAAATAGCGCAAATTGCTGATGAAGTTCTAGATCCTGAGAAGCTGAATATTTTTACGTTTAGTCCGATACTGGAATAA
- a CDS encoding S9 family peptidase produces the protein MKLLLPGLLLLSIISACSNKKEKMETYKWPDAKAPVAEIIPHTRIIHGDTVVDNYYWMIDFFKKGPDSTKVVDYLKAENTYLSTMMKGTEKFQANLFEEMKGRIKEKDESVPVFKNGYYYYSRTEDGKQYFKYCRKKGNLSAPEEILLDVDDLAKGHAYYSATGFSISPDNKLLAFGLDKVSRRQYVIHIKNLETGAVYKDEITNTSGRAVWANDNKTIFYTANNPVTLLSEKIKKHTLGTDAKSDKIVYNETDNTNYIGVAKSKNGKYIFIGSQGTLTSEYKMVDADHPELPFKVFAARSKDVLYDVMPVDGKFLILTNWNAKNFRLMECDLDKTEKENWKEIIPNRKDVLLEGVEEFKDYTVLSERRNGLTELRVLKKNGSDYYIKFDETAYDAGVGANPEYNSKTLRYSYTSLSTPSSVYDYNFENKEQKLMKQQEIVGGYNPKDYLTERVFATAKDGTKIPIALVYKKGFEKNGSSPLLLNGYGSYGVNSDVYFSAARLSLLNRGFVFAIANIRGGQEMGRQWYEDGKLMKKKNSFTDFIAAGEYLIDQKYTSKGHLYANGGSAGGLLMGAVVNLAPDLWNGVIADVPFVDVVNTMLDESIPLTTNEFDEWGNPKQKAAYDYIKSYSPYENIEKKAYPNLLVTTGLHDSQVQYFEPAKWVAKLRATKTDKNVLLLKTNMEFGHGGASGRFDYLKDEALGYAFFFALEGINK, from the coding sequence ATGAAGTTACTTTTACCTGGCTTGTTGTTGTTAAGTATAATAAGCGCCTGCTCAAATAAAAAAGAAAAAATGGAAACTTATAAATGGCCTGATGCCAAGGCCCCGGTGGCAGAAATTATTCCGCATACTAGAATAATACACGGCGATACTGTTGTAGATAATTATTACTGGATGATCGATTTCTTTAAAAAAGGGCCAGACAGTACCAAAGTGGTTGATTACTTAAAAGCCGAAAATACTTACTTAAGCACGATGATGAAAGGAACTGAAAAGTTTCAGGCCAATTTGTTTGAGGAAATGAAAGGCAGAATAAAGGAAAAAGATGAATCTGTGCCAGTTTTTAAAAATGGATATTATTACTATTCGAGAACTGAAGATGGCAAGCAATACTTTAAATATTGTCGTAAAAAGGGAAATTTATCTGCACCTGAAGAAATTCTTTTAGATGTTGATGATTTAGCAAAAGGACATGCATATTATAGCGCAACGGGTTTCAGTATAAGTCCGGATAATAAGCTATTAGCTTTTGGTTTAGATAAAGTTTCCAGGCGACAATATGTGATCCATATAAAAAATTTAGAAACAGGAGCGGTTTATAAAGATGAAATAACAAATACTAGCGGAAGAGCGGTTTGGGCGAACGACAACAAAACCATTTTTTACACGGCCAATAATCCAGTTACTTTATTAAGTGAAAAAATTAAAAAACATACACTTGGTACTGATGCTAAAAGCGATAAAATTGTTTACAATGAAACCGACAACACAAATTATATTGGCGTTGCTAAATCAAAGAATGGCAAGTATATTTTTATTGGCTCACAAGGAACTTTAACATCCGAATATAAGATGGTTGATGCCGATCATCCAGAATTACCTTTTAAAGTTTTCGCAGCCCGAAGTAAGGATGTTTTATACGATGTAATGCCTGTAGATGGCAAATTTTTGATTCTTACCAATTGGAATGCAAAAAATTTCCGCTTAATGGAATGTGATTTGGATAAAACCGAAAAGGAAAATTGGAAAGAAATTATCCCAAACAGAAAGGATGTTTTACTCGAGGGAGTTGAAGAGTTTAAAGATTATACTGTTTTATCTGAGCGTAGAAATGGTTTAACAGAATTGAGGGTTTTAAAGAAAAATGGAAGTGACTATTACATCAAATTTGATGAGACCGCATACGATGCTGGCGTTGGCGCCAATCCTGAATACAATAGCAAAACGCTTCGTTATTCTTATACTTCTTTAAGTACGCCTAGTTCGGTGTACGATTATAATTTTGAGAATAAAGAACAAAAGTTGATGAAACAACAGGAAATAGTGGGCGGCTATAATCCGAAGGATTACCTAACTGAACGGGTTTTTGCTACGGCAAAAGATGGTACAAAAATCCCTATTGCATTGGTTTATAAAAAGGGTTTTGAAAAAAATGGTAGTTCGCCTTTATTGCTTAATGGATACGGCTCTTACGGCGTAAACTCTGATGTTTATTTTTCTGCAGCTAGATTAAGTTTGCTTAATCGCGGTTTCGTTTTCGCTATTGCTAATATTCGCGGTGGACAAGAAATGGGTCGCCAGTGGTATGAGGATGGTAAATTGATGAAAAAGAAAAATTCTTTTACTGATTTTATTGCTGCTGGAGAATATTTAATAGATCAGAAATACACTTCTAAAGGCCATTTATATGCAAACGGAGGCAGTGCAGGTGGTTTGTTGATGGGTGCAGTTGTAAATTTGGCCCCAGATTTATGGAATGGCGTAATTGCCGATGTACCTTTTGTTGATGTGGTAAATACCATGCTTGATGAAAGTATTCCGTTAACTACAAACGAGTTCGATGAATGGGGAAATCCTAAACAAAAAGCCGCTTATGATTATATAAAAAGCTATTCCCCTTACGAAAATATAGAGAAAAAAGCCTATCCAAATTTGTTGGTTACCACTGGTTTGCATGATAGTCAGGTGCAATATTTTGAACCTGCGAAATGGGTAGCCAAACTTAGGGCGACTAAAACTGATAAAAATGTTTTATTATTAAAAACGAATATGGAATTTGGTCATGGCGGTGCATCTGGGCGCTTCGATTATTTAAAAGATGAAGCCTTAGGTTATGCATTTTTCTTTGCGTTGGAGGGAATAAATAAATAG
- the proB gene encoding glutamate 5-kinase, producing MKLGYKKIVVKVGSNVITQANGLPDEERIKHLVNQLAEIKKQGVEVILVSSGAVASGKSLMQMSDKVETVMARQMLAAVGQVKLINTYAGFFDKHQIMCAQVLVTKEDFRDRIHYLNMKNCMQTLLHNHIIPVINENDVVSVTELMFTDNDELAGLITTMLNADALIILSNVNGIYNGDPKHENSEVIQEITGSVSNLSSFISTGKSEFGRGGMITKTNMAQKVAKLGITVHIANGTTDNVLTDLLDNQVIHTRFVPEKSKSNKKKWIAHSENAATGIVKLNDGAKAVLTSGKATSLLPIGIIEIQTDFLKGDIIRIIDEENQLIGLGIAEYGSDKAKERLGQKKQKPLVHYDYFYSVI from the coding sequence ATGAAATTAGGGTACAAAAAAATAGTTGTTAAGGTTGGGTCGAATGTAATAACGCAGGCTAATGGTTTGCCAGATGAAGAGCGTATTAAACACCTCGTAAATCAGCTGGCAGAAATTAAAAAGCAAGGTGTAGAAGTAATTTTAGTTTCTTCGGGTGCTGTTGCTTCGGGCAAAAGTTTGATGCAAATGTCAGATAAGGTCGAAACCGTAATGGCCAGACAAATGCTTGCAGCTGTTGGTCAGGTTAAATTGATAAATACATACGCTGGTTTTTTTGACAAGCACCAAATTATGTGTGCCCAGGTTTTAGTTACCAAGGAAGATTTTCGGGATAGAATTCATTATTTAAACATGAAGAATTGTATGCAAACTTTACTGCATAACCATATTATTCCTGTTATAAATGAGAATGATGTAGTGTCTGTAACCGAATTAATGTTTACTGATAATGATGAGTTGGCTGGCTTAATTACAACAATGCTGAATGCTGATGCCTTAATTATTCTATCAAATGTGAATGGAATTTATAATGGTGATCCTAAACATGAAAATTCAGAAGTTATACAAGAGATAACTGGCTCGGTTTCTAATTTATCATCGTTTATAAGTACAGGAAAATCTGAATTTGGGCGTGGAGGCATGATTACCAAAACCAACATGGCTCAAAAGGTTGCAAAACTTGGCATTACAGTACATATTGCAAACGGCACAACAGATAATGTGCTTACTGATTTGTTAGATAATCAAGTTATTCACACAAGATTTGTTCCCGAAAAAAGCAAATCAAATAAGAAAAAATGGATTGCGCATTCTGAAAATGCCGCAACCGGAATTGTTAAACTCAATGATGGTGCCAAAGCAGTTTTAACCTCTGGCAAGGCAACCAGTTTATTGCCTATAGGAATTATCGAAATACAAACCGATTTTTTAAAAGGCGATATCATCAGAATTATTGATGAGGAAAATCAATTAATTGGATTGGGCATTGCAGAATATGGTTCTGATAAAGCAAAAGAAAGGTTAGGCCAAAAAAAGCAAAAACCCTTGGTGCATTATGATTATTTTTATTCTGTAATTTAA
- a CDS encoding glutamate-5-semialdehyde dehydrogenase has protein sequence MDYKQHFEKAKQASRTIISLSKELTNSVLTDLAEALILHTNNILLENKKDLAKMPEVDPKYDRLKLTEQRIMDIANDIKNVASLSSPLGEILSDKILENELHIQKLRVPLGVVGVIYEARPNVTADVFSLCFKTGNVAVLKGGSDAEFSNLAIAKVIQSVLEKHQINPNVMILLPAERAATEALLNARGFVDVLIPRGSQSLINYVRENSKIPVIETGAGIVHTYFDESGDLEKGKAIIFNAKTRRVSVCNSLDCVLINQNRLNDLPALLSPLADGKVEIFADERSFEILKSSYPMELLNHATEEHFGTEFLSLKMAVKVVKDLDAALDHIANYSSKHSEAIISENALNITKFLNDVDAAAVYANASTGFTDGAQFGLGAEIGISTQKLHARGPMGLEELTSYKWVVQGNGQVRK, from the coding sequence ATGGATTACAAACAACACTTCGAGAAAGCAAAACAGGCAAGCCGCACCATAATTAGCCTAAGCAAAGAGTTAACAAATTCAGTTTTAACCGATTTGGCTGAAGCACTGATTCTGCATACAAACAACATTCTTTTAGAAAATAAAAAAGATTTGGCAAAAATGCCTGAAGTTGATCCCAAATATGACAGACTAAAATTAACTGAACAGCGTATTATGGATATTGCCAACGATATAAAGAATGTTGCTAGTTTGTCAAGTCCGTTGGGTGAAATACTTTCTGATAAAATACTTGAAAACGAGCTCCATATTCAAAAGTTACGGGTTCCACTTGGTGTTGTAGGCGTAATTTATGAAGCTCGTCCGAATGTTACTGCCGATGTATTTTCGCTTTGTTTTAAAACAGGAAATGTTGCAGTCTTAAAAGGAGGAAGCGACGCTGAATTTTCAAATTTAGCCATTGCAAAAGTAATCCAATCTGTTTTAGAAAAGCATCAAATAAATCCCAATGTAATGATATTATTGCCTGCAGAACGAGCGGCAACCGAGGCTTTATTAAATGCAAGAGGCTTTGTAGATGTGCTGATTCCTAGAGGAAGCCAATCTTTAATCAATTATGTTCGAGAAAACAGTAAAATTCCGGTAATTGAAACTGGGGCAGGTATTGTCCATACTTATTTTGATGAATCTGGAGATTTAGAAAAGGGAAAAGCAATTATTTTTAATGCAAAAACCAGAAGAGTTAGCGTTTGTAATTCTTTAGATTGTGTGTTGATTAATCAAAATCGTTTAAATGATTTGCCTGCACTTTTATCACCTTTGGCTGATGGAAAAGTTGAAATTTTTGCTGATGAACGAAGCTTTGAAATCTTAAAATCTTCCTATCCGATGGAGCTTTTAAATCATGCTACCGAAGAACATTTCGGAACAGAATTTTTGTCGCTCAAAATGGCAGTAAAAGTTGTAAAAGATTTAGATGCGGCTTTGGATCACATTGCAAATTATAGCTCTAAACATAGTGAAGCGATAATATCTGAAAATGCACTAAACATTACGAAATTTTTAAATGACGTAGATGCGGCTGCCGTTTATGCAAATGCCTCTACAGGTTTTACCGATGGTGCACAATTTGGTTTGGGCGCCGAAATTGGAATTAGTACCCAAAAACTTCATGCCCGTGGCCCAATGGGATTAGAGGAATTAACAAGTTATAAATGGGTTGTGCAGGGAAATGGGCAAGTAAGGAAATAG
- a CDS encoding MBL fold metallo-hydrolase — protein sequence MKLTFWGAAQQVTGSMHLLEVGNYKILIDCGLDYEKDTYQEENQEFPFDPTSINLVILTHAHIDHSGNLPTLVRFGFTGQILCTSPTADLATILLFDSVELFLRKASRKPRTKRGNFSGPKPLYLHKHVMDTIDRFVTIAFNKSFRINGDISLTFIPVGHLLGAAAVVLTVNDNGEEKKIAFTGDIGREHYPVLVKPEPLPEVDFLVSESTYGGRYHTKDQTLEEILVKEIEEACIKTPGRLIIPAFSIGRTQSLVFALNQIFTKKLLPPVQIFVDSPMAIQATEVYRKHHNLVNQEAKDFYKTKGDEFEFEHLAYVQTMKESKDVSNYFEPCIIISSAGMLEGGRIQDHLYYNIQNYYCTILFIGYCAKGTLGNKLLRGDPIVRIKDREMMVYATIRQTDLLSGHGDHDDLVRTVKQTGTPKKVFLVHGEEKSLHSLSTALQEDGFNVSIPERGEEFEL from the coding sequence ATGAAGTTAACGTTTTGGGGCGCTGCGCAACAGGTAACAGGGAGTATGCACCTGCTTGAAGTTGGCAATTATAAGATACTGATTGATTGCGGATTAGATTATGAGAAAGATACTTATCAAGAAGAAAATCAGGAATTTCCTTTTGATCCTACAAGCATAAATTTAGTAATTTTAACTCATGCACACATAGATCATTCTGGCAATTTGCCAACGTTAGTGCGTTTTGGTTTTACCGGACAAATACTTTGCACATCGCCAACTGCAGATTTAGCAACCATATTATTATTCGACTCTGTTGAACTTTTTTTAAGGAAAGCCAGTAGAAAACCCAGAACAAAAAGAGGCAATTTCAGTGGCCCTAAACCTTTGTATCTGCATAAACATGTAATGGATACCATTGATCGTTTTGTTACGATTGCCTTTAATAAATCATTTAGAATTAATGGTGATATCAGTTTAACTTTCATTCCAGTTGGTCATTTATTAGGTGCTGCAGCCGTTGTTTTAACTGTAAATGATAACGGAGAAGAGAAAAAGATTGCTTTTACAGGGGATATTGGAAGGGAACATTATCCAGTTTTAGTTAAGCCAGAACCTTTGCCCGAAGTTGATTTTCTGGTAAGCGAATCCACTTATGGCGGGCGTTACCACACTAAAGATCAAACACTTGAAGAAATATTGGTAAAGGAAATCGAAGAGGCTTGTATAAAAACGCCTGGCCGCTTAATTATTCCAGCTTTTAGCATTGGAAGAACCCAATCGCTTGTTTTTGCTTTAAATCAAATTTTTACTAAAAAATTATTACCGCCAGTACAGATTTTTGTTGATAGTCCAATGGCTATCCAAGCAACGGAAGTTTACCGTAAACACCATAATTTGGTCAATCAGGAAGCAAAAGATTTTTATAAAACCAAGGGTGATGAATTTGAATTTGAACATTTGGCCTACGTTCAAACCATGAAAGAAAGTAAGGATGTTTCTAATTATTTCGAGCCTTGCATTATTATTTCTTCCGCAGGGATGCTTGAAGGAGGACGAATCCAGGATCATCTTTATTATAATATTCAAAACTATTATTGTACCATTTTATTTATTGGTTATTGCGCAAAAGGTACACTTGGCAATAAACTGCTACGGGGCGATCCGATTGTGCGGATTAAAGATCGCGAAATGATGGTTTATGCTACTATCCGTCAGACCGATTTATTAAGCGGCCATGGCGATCATGATGATTTAGTAAGAACAGTGAAACAAACAGGTACTCCTAAAAAGGTATTTCTAGTGCATGGCGAGGAGAAAAGTTTGCATAGTTTATCTACAGCTTTGCAGGAAGATGGATTTAATGTTTCTATTCCCGAAAGGGGCGAAGAATTTGAATTATAA
- a CDS encoding YifB family Mg chelatase-like AAA ATPase, with product MLVKTYGSAVFGVNALTISIEVNISGGNKYFMVGLPDNAVKESLQRVESAIHVAGFRMPRQKIVVNLAPADIRKEGSAYDLPIAIGILAASGQIPSKDLENYFIMGELCLDGNIQPIKGALPIAIQAQEDGFKGFILPKQNVREAAIVDGLTAYGVENLVQVIRFFNKSETLEATKVNTKEEFLKNIGNYEHDFSDVKGQENIKRALEIAAAGGHNVILIGPPGAGKTMLAKRLPTILPPLNLYEALETTKIHSVAGKLSAADALMTVRPYRSPHHTISDVALVGGGMNPQPGEISLAHNGVLFLDELPEFKRSVLEVMRQPLEDRKVAIARARFSVEYPASFMLVASMNPCPCGFYNHPEKECVCAPGVVQKYLSKISGPLLDRIDLHVEVTPVNFSELASTREAEKSEQIRARVIKAREIQDIRFANQPDLHYNAQMSPKMVRKVCQISDAGTALLKTAMERLGLSARAYDRILKVARTIADLAESENVEVEHLAESINYRSLDRDGWAG from the coding sequence ATGCTTGTAAAAACATATGGAAGCGCCGTTTTTGGCGTAAATGCACTTACTATTTCTATTGAAGTGAATATTAGTGGCGGCAATAAATACTTCATGGTTGGTTTGCCAGATAATGCAGTGAAAGAAAGCTTGCAAAGGGTAGAAAGCGCCATTCACGTTGCCGGATTTAGAATGCCGAGGCAAAAAATAGTTGTTAATCTTGCGCCAGCAGATATCCGAAAAGAAGGTTCCGCTTACGATCTTCCAATTGCGATTGGAATTCTGGCTGCATCCGGACAAATTCCAAGCAAAGATTTGGAAAATTATTTTATAATGGGTGAGCTTTGTCTGGATGGAAATATTCAGCCTATTAAAGGTGCCTTGCCAATCGCTATTCAAGCTCAGGAAGATGGATTTAAAGGTTTTATTTTACCAAAACAAAATGTTCGTGAGGCGGCAATTGTGGATGGCTTAACCGCTTATGGTGTAGAAAACTTAGTTCAGGTAATCCGATTTTTTAATAAATCGGAAACATTGGAAGCAACAAAAGTGAATACAAAAGAAGAATTTTTAAAAAATATTGGAAATTATGAGCATGATTTCTCGGACGTAAAAGGACAAGAAAATATTAAAAGAGCGCTAGAAATTGCTGCTGCAGGAGGTCATAATGTAATCTTAATTGGTCCGCCAGGTGCTGGTAAAACCATGCTTGCAAAGCGATTACCTACAATTCTTCCACCCTTAAATTTGTACGAGGCGCTTGAAACAACCAAAATCCATTCGGTTGCTGGCAAACTTTCTGCAGCCGATGCACTCATGACCGTTCGCCCATATCGTTCTCCTCACCATACCATTTCAGACGTTGCCTTAGTAGGCGGCGGAATGAATCCGCAACCTGGCGAAATTTCTTTAGCACATAATGGCGTTTTATTTCTAGATGAGCTGCCAGAATTTAAACGATCAGTTTTGGAAGTGATGCGCCAACCGCTCGAAGATAGGAAAGTAGCAATTGCAAGAGCAAGATTTTCAGTTGAATATCCTGCAAGTTTTATGTTGGTAGCGTCTATGAATCCTTGTCCTTGTGGGTTTTATAATCATCCAGAAAAAGAATGTGTTTGTGCTCCTGGAGTGGTTCAGAAGTACCTCAGTAAAATATCAGGACCGCTTTTAGATCGAATTGATTTACATGTTGAAGTTACGCCAGTCAACTTTTCGGAACTGGCTTCAACCCGCGAAGCTGAAAAAAGCGAGCAGATAAGGGCAAGAGTAATTAAAGCAAGAGAAATTCAGGATATTCGTTTCGCGAATCAACCAGATTTGCATTACAATGCGCAAATGAGTCCGAAAATGGTCCGTAAAGTTTGTCAAATAAGCGATGCAGGAACAGCATTACTAAAAACCGCTATGGAAAGATTGGGTTTATCAGCCCGTGCCTACGATAGAATTTTAAAAGTTGCCCGCACAATTGCAGATTTAGCCGAAAGTGAAAACGTGGAAGTAGAACATCTTGCTGAATCGATCAACTATCGTAGTTTAGATAGAGACGGATGGGCAGGATAG
- a CDS encoding aldose 1-epimerase family protein: MVNLENDYIKVSLAAKGAEVQSLFSKETKIEYLWNGDPKFWPKYSPVLFPIVGSLKNDTYNYDGKSYTLPRHGFARDHVFGLEKISDTEAVFTLTQNAETLKVYPFYFELKLRYKLTERKLNLTYEVINTGSKDLLFSLGAHPAFAVPETPNTVYEDYYLAFNVDEKLTYWKLADGLVTNETENLELGGHKLNLKHKLFYNDALVFKTMQSNCISLQNTKNDFGLHFHFEDFPFFGIWAATDAPFVCLEPWCGVADGIDSDQDLTRKEGINKLLAGEKWQRFWEVECF, translated from the coding sequence ATGGTAAATTTAGAAAACGATTATATAAAGGTAAGTTTGGCGGCAAAAGGTGCCGAAGTTCAAAGTTTGTTCAGTAAGGAAACCAAAATCGAATACCTATGGAATGGCGACCCGAAATTTTGGCCAAAATATAGTCCGGTTCTTTTCCCAATAGTTGGCTCGCTTAAAAACGACACTTATAATTACGATGGTAAATCTTATACTTTGCCTCGTCATGGATTTGCAAGAGACCATGTTTTTGGATTAGAAAAAATTAGTGATACAGAAGCTGTTTTCACCTTAACGCAAAACGCTGAAACACTTAAAGTTTACCCATTTTATTTTGAGCTAAAGCTTAGGTATAAATTAACAGAAAGAAAACTAAATTTAACCTATGAAGTAATCAATACAGGATCGAAAGATTTACTTTTTTCATTAGGTGCGCATCCTGCTTTTGCTGTTCCTGAAACTCCAAATACCGTTTATGAAGACTATTATCTTGCTTTCAATGTAGATGAAAAATTAACATATTGGAAATTAGCTGATGGCTTGGTTACCAATGAAACAGAAAATTTAGAACTTGGCGGACATAAATTAAACCTAAAACATAAACTTTTTTACAATGATGCATTAGTATTTAAAACGATGCAAAGCAATTGTATCAGTCTACAAAATACTAAGAACGATTTTGGCTTACATTTCCATTTTGAAGATTTCCCTTTCTTTGGAATTTGGGCAGCCACTGATGCACCCTTCGTTTGCTTAGAGCCTTGGTGTGGCGTGGCCGATGGCATTGATAGCGATCAAGATTTAACTAGAAAAGAAGGTATAAATAAACTTTTAGCTGGAGAAAAATGGCAACGTTTTTGGGAAGTTGAATGCTTTTAA